The Argentina anserina chromosome 3, drPotAnse1.1, whole genome shotgun sequence genome includes a region encoding these proteins:
- the LOC126785755 gene encoding pentatricopeptide repeat-containing protein DOT4, chloroplastic yields TMLCKTSPNQSWVSLASSHHDIKPKPLSPRFIFSRPNSTTSLSSLNLRSFGAKFRVPATALAGDARRRTADKNVEIGELCELGNLKEAVEMVCAAESSDLDSAAYCSVLELCAGAKSLKYGRRVHSVLVDHGVSADGYTGAKLVYMYVHCGDLREARRVFDGLSNGKVFVWNLMINEYAKIGEFREGVSLFGKMMECGIEANSYTISCVLKCFNGLGCVREGDWVHGYVCKVRLGCDCSVGNSLMAFYFKNGRVESARKVFDAMRERDVVSWNSMISAYVSNGAAEKGVEVFKEMFRSGVDVDLATIINVLMACSDCGRLELGRVVHAFAVKGGFGRDVMFCNNVLDMYSKCGDLSGAVRVFEKMGRRSVVSWTSMIAGYVREGLSDKAVELFCEMEKNGVSPDVYTITSILRACACSGLLEKGKDIHKYIREHDMDSSLFVCNSLMDMYAKCGSMEDADSIFSRMHRKDIVSWNTMIGGYSKNSLPNEALELFSEMQRKFKPDSMTISSVLPACASLAALDRGQEIHGYLLRNGYFLDQYVANALVDMYVKCGVLVLARIIFDMIPVKDLISWTVIIAGYGMHGFGKEAIAAFNEMRKAGIEPDSISFISILYACSHSGLVQEGWKFFDIMRNDYKIEPMLEHYACMVDLLARTGNLAKAYKFINMMPIKPDATIWGSLLCGCRIHHDVKLAEKVAEHVFELEPENTGYYILLANIYAEAEQWEEVKKLRERIGRRGLKKNPGCSWIEIKGKVNVFVAGGTSHPDAMKIESLVKKFRLRMREDGYNPKMQYALINADKLEKEVALCGHSEKLAIAFGILNLSPGKTIRVTKNLRVCGDCHEMAKFISKTSRREIVLRDSNRFHHMKDGNCSCRGFW; encoded by the coding sequence ACAATGCTCTGCAAAACCTCACCAAACCAGTCATGGGTCTCTCTTGCTTCTTCCCACCATGATATAAAGCCAAAGCCTTTAAGCCCCCGCTTCATTTTCTCTAGACCCAACTCAACAACCTCACTGTCATCTCTGAATCTACGTAGTTTTGGCGCCAAATTTCGTGTCCCGGCGACCGCCCTCGCCGGAGACGCCCGCCGGAGAACTGCGGACAAGAATGTGGAGATTGGCGAGCTCTGTGAACTGGGTAATCTGAAGGAGGCGGTGGAAATGGTGTGCGCGGCGGAAAGCTCCGATCTTGATTCGGCGGCGTACTGCTCTGTTCTGGAGCTCTGCGCCGGGGCCAAGTCCTTAAAATACGGGAGGAGGGTCCACTCGGTTCTTGTTGACCATGGAGTCAGCGCTGATGGATACACGGGGGCGAAACTCGTGTACATGTACGTGCATTGTGGGGATTTAAGAGAAGCGAGGCGGGTTTTCGATGGGTTGTCGAATGGCAAAGTGTTTGTTTGGAATCTGATGATTAATGAGTATGCGAAGATAGGTGAGTTCAGGGAAGGTGTGAGTTTGTTTGGGAAGATGATGGAGTGTGGGATTGAGGCGAATTCGTATACGATTTCGTGTGTTTTGAAGTGTTTTAATGGTCTTGGGTGCGTTAGGGAAGGGGATTGGGTTCATGGGTATGTGTGTAAGGTGAGGCTGGGGTGTGATTGTAGTGTGGGGAATTCTTTGATGGCTTTTTATTTCAAGAATGGGAGAGTTGAGAGTGCGCGGAAGGTGTTTGATGCAATGCGTGAGAGGGATGTCGTGTCCTGGAATTCGATGATAAGTGCGTATGTGTCGAACGGCGCTGCGGAGAAGGGGGTTGAGGTTTTCAAGGAGATGTTCCGGTCTGGGGTTGATGTGGACTTGGCTACGATTATCAATGTGTTGATGGCCTGTTCGGACTGTGGGAGGCTGGAATTAGGTCGGGTGGTTCATGCTTTTGCGGTGAAAGGTGGTTTCGGGAGGGATGTTATGTTTTGTAATAATGTGCTGGATATGTATTCAAAGTGTGGTGATTTGAGTGGTGCAGTTCGAGTTTTTGAGAAGATGGGTCGAAGAAGTGTTGTGTCGTGGACTTCGATGATTGCAGGTTATGTTAGAGAAGGTCTTTCGGACAAGGCAGTTGAGTTGTTTTGTGAAATGGAAAAGAATGGTGTTAGCCCAGATGTTTATACAATCACAAGCATACTTCGTGCATGTGCTTGTAGTGGCTTATTGGAAAAAGGCAAGGATATACACAAGTATATTAGAGAACACGACATGGACTCGAGTTTGTTTGTCTGTAATTCACTCATGGATATGTATGCAAAATGCGGAAGCATGGAAGACGCTGACTCAATTTTTTCTCGTATGCATAGGAAGGACATTGTGTCGTGGAATACCATGATAGGAGGTTACTCCAAAAACAGTCTCCCAAATGAAGCTCTTGAACTCTTTTCTGAGATGCAGAGGAAATTTAAACCTGACAGCATGACAATTTCTAGTGTCCTTCCGGCTTGTGCAAGCTTAGCAGCTCTAGACAGAGGGCAAGAGATCCATGGTTATTTACTGAGAAATGGATACTTTTTAGATCAATATGTTGCCAACGCACTTGTTGACATGTATGTCAAGTGCGGGGTACTAGTTCTTGCTCGGATAATCTTTGATATGATTCCAGTGAAGGATTTGATCTCTTGGACTGTGATAATTGCTGGTTACGGGATGCATGGATTTGGAAAGGAAGCTATTGCTGCTTTCAATGAGATGAGAAAGGCTGGTATTGAACCAGACAGCATTTCCTTCATCTCTATACTTTATGCTTGCAGTCATTCTGGATTAGTTCAAGAAGGATGGAAATTCTTTGATATAATGAGAAACGATTACAAAATCGAGCCCATGTTGGAGCATTATGCTTGTATGGTAGATCTTCTTGCTCGTACTGGGAATCTGGCCAAGGCATATAAGTTTATAAACATGATGCCAATAAAGCCAGATGCCACAATCTGGGGTTCCTTGCTCTGTGGGTGTAGGATTCACCATGATGTGAAACTAGCGGAGAAAGTGGCAGAGCATGTCTTTGAACTAGAGCCAGAAAACACTGGTTATTATATACTACTAGCAAATATTTATGCAGAGGCAGAACAGTGGGAAGAAGTCAAGAAGCTGAGGGAGAGGATTGGTCGACGAGGCTTGAAAAAGAATCCTGGCTGTAGTTGGATAGAGATCAAGGGAAAAGTTAATGTCTTTGTTGCAGGAGGCACTTCACACCCAGATGCCATGAAGATAGAGTCCCTGGTGAAGAAGTTTAGATTGAGGATGAGGGAAGATGGCTACAATCCTAAAATGCAGTACGCTTTGATCAATGCAGATAAGTTGGAGAAAGAAGTGGCTCTGTGTGGGCATAGTGAGAAGTTAGCCATAGCATTCGGAATACTGAACTTGTCACCGGGAAAAACTATACGTGTAACAAAGAATCTACGAGTCTGTGGTGACTGCCATGAGATGGCCAAGTTCATATCCAAGACATCTAGGAGGGAAATAGTTTTGAGAGATTCTAATCGCTTTCATCATATGAAGGATGGAAATTGTTCTTGTAGGGGCTTCTGGTAA